A window of the Leucothrix mucor DSM 2157 genome harbors these coding sequences:
- a CDS encoding valine--pyruvate transaminase yields MKLSAFGDKFASESGIVDLMDDLSSALNDNPDMLFLGGGNPGRIPEMEAVFQQRMADIAADPQLLHSMLGIYQSTKGETEFRQNVAGLLRKEFGWDLSERNIAISNGSQAAFFILFNLFGGPCKDGEQRTIHLPMAPEYIGYSDVGIHENLFSATRPEIEHLDDHLFKYRVDFSQLNLNHAGALCVSRPTNPTGNVLTDNEIKHLDAVAKAEGIPFILDGAYGLPFPGIIFNDAKPHWNDNTILVLSLSKLGLPGVRTGIIVANEEVIEAYSNASTIANLACCNLGPSLSKEWFRTGEILTLSKQYVEPYYRESADFAVNAFRNSLGDLPYYIHKPEGAIFLWLWFEGLPITSQELYQRLKARGVLVIPGHNFFPGIEPGWRHTQECIRVSYAQPESVVRDGIAIIAEEVAKAYEE; encoded by the coding sequence ATGAAATTATCAGCCTTCGGCGACAAGTTTGCCTCAGAGTCAGGCATTGTAGACCTCATGGACGACTTGAGCAGTGCGCTCAACGATAATCCGGATATGCTCTTTTTAGGTGGTGGCAACCCGGGACGCATTCCGGAAATGGAAGCCGTCTTCCAGCAGCGCATGGCCGATATCGCTGCCGACCCGCAACTGCTGCACAGCATGCTGGGTATTTATCAGTCCACCAAAGGTGAGACCGAGTTCCGTCAAAATGTTGCAGGTTTACTGCGAAAAGAGTTCGGTTGGGACCTCAGCGAGCGCAATATTGCGATTTCCAACGGCAGTCAGGCAGCCTTCTTCATTCTGTTTAATCTCTTCGGCGGCCCTTGCAAAGATGGCGAACAGCGCACCATCCACTTACCAATGGCCCCAGAATATATTGGCTACAGCGATGTGGGGATTCATGAGAATTTGTTCAGCGCCACGCGCCCTGAGATCGAGCATTTGGATGATCACCTGTTCAAATACCGCGTGGATTTCTCGCAGCTCAATTTAAATCATGCTGGTGCACTGTGCGTGTCGCGCCCAACCAATCCAACCGGCAATGTGCTCACCGACAACGAAATCAAGCATTTAGATGCGGTCGCTAAAGCCGAAGGTATTCCCTTTATTTTAGATGGCGCATACGGCTTACCGTTCCCCGGTATTATTTTTAATGACGCCAAGCCTCACTGGAATGACAACACGATTTTAGTGCTCAGCCTATCCAAACTTGGCCTGCCGGGTGTACGTACCGGTATCATCGTGGCGAATGAGGAAGTGATCGAGGCCTACAGCAATGCCAGTACCATCGCCAACTTAGCTTGCTGCAACTTAGGCCCATCCCTTTCCAAAGAATGGTTCCGCACTGGCGAAATTCTGACTCTCAGCAAGCAATATGTAGAGCCGTATTATCGCGAGAGTGCCGACTTTGCGGTGAATGCTTTCCGCAATTCGCTAGGCGACCTGCCCTATTACATCCATAAACCAGAAGGCGCGATCTTCCTATGGTTATGGTTTGAAGGCTTGCCGATTACCTCGCAAGAGCTTTACCAACGCTTAAAAGCGCGTGGCGTATTGGTCATCCCCGGACACAACTTCTTCCCCGGCATTGAGCCCGGCTGGCGACATACGCAGGAATGTATCCGCGTCTCCTATGCGCAACCGGAGTCTGTGGTGCGCGACGGCATTGCCATCATCGCCGAAGAAGTCGCCAAAGCTTACGAGGAATAA
- a CDS encoding NUDIX hydrolase, producing MNFCSECGQKVTKQIPEGDNRLRDVCEHCDTIHYENPKVVAGSLPVSGDRVLLCKRAIEPRYGYWTLPAGFMENDETLTEAAARETQEEALAEVTDLELYTVISVPSVNQVHVLMRGELVDDKFAAGIESLEVKLFREDEIPWDDIAFRAVRMTLERYFEDRKTGKFPVYNLDIERW from the coding sequence ATGAATTTTTGCAGCGAGTGCGGGCAGAAGGTAACTAAGCAAATCCCTGAAGGCGACAACCGGCTACGTGATGTTTGCGAGCACTGCGATACGATTCATTATGAAAACCCTAAGGTGGTGGCAGGCAGTCTACCGGTCAGTGGTGATCGGGTGTTGCTGTGCAAGCGTGCCATTGAGCCGCGCTATGGTTACTGGACCTTGCCAGCGGGCTTTATGGAAAACGACGAAACCCTGACTGAAGCCGCTGCCCGTGAAACGCAGGAAGAAGCATTGGCAGAGGTGACTGATCTTGAGCTGTACACCGTGATCAGCGTGCCAAGTGTCAATCAGGTTCATGTGTTAATGCGCGGTGAGTTGGTGGATGACAAGTTTGCGGCGGGTATTGAAAGCCTTGAAGTAAAGCTGTTTCGCGAAGATGAAATTCCTTGGGATGATATTGCCTTTCGCGCGGTGAGGATGACGCTGGAGCGTTATTTTGAAGATCGCAAAACTGGTAAATTCCCGGTCTATAATTTGGATATTGAACGCTGGTAA
- a CDS encoding SRPBCC family protein, whose protein sequence is MGIVLWVIVAILVAIVIWLAMQPGNFEVVRRRVVQLKPEEIYPIVADLKQWNGWSPWLMHEPDATLKYGDITDKSGGWYSWEGKYIGAGKMTHTSLTVNEAIEQELHFTKPMKSRNHVYWRFNTVGDSTEVTWGMRGKMPFFFRWMSNMMDQWVGKDFEIGLSRLAMVAGDMSDPMSIEFTGQITSEPEDYIAKHFVGSVKDLPAAMREGFPEVKAVIDENGMQIAGTPMAIYHTFEMKTGKVICDIAVPVVEAQSVDGFISGALFGQSYLRTTAKGEYSNLEKAWHSAFGHARMFKRKIDMTKPMVERYASDPETNNGLDVVTYIDLPLK, encoded by the coding sequence ATGGGTATTGTTTTGTGGGTGATTGTCGCCATTCTGGTCGCAATTGTTATCTGGTTGGCGATGCAGCCGGGTAATTTTGAAGTTGTTCGCCGCCGTGTGGTGCAGCTGAAACCTGAAGAAATTTACCCGATCGTTGCAGATCTCAAGCAGTGGAATGGCTGGAGCCCATGGCTAATGCATGAGCCGGATGCGACCCTGAAATACGGTGATATCACTGACAAATCGGGTGGTTGGTATTCCTGGGAAGGCAAGTATATCGGCGCGGGGAAAATGACGCATACCAGTCTGACTGTGAATGAAGCCATTGAGCAAGAGCTCCACTTCACCAAGCCCATGAAATCCCGCAACCATGTGTACTGGCGTTTTAATACCGTCGGTGATTCCACGGAAGTCACGTGGGGTATGCGTGGGAAAATGCCATTCTTTTTCCGCTGGATGAGTAACATGATGGACCAGTGGGTGGGTAAGGATTTTGAGATTGGTTTATCGCGCTTAGCAATGGTCGCGGGTGATATGTCGGACCCGATGAGTATTGAATTTACCGGACAGATCACCAGTGAGCCAGAGGATTATATTGCCAAGCACTTTGTGGGCAGTGTGAAAGACTTACCCGCTGCGATGCGTGAAGGCTTTCCTGAAGTTAAAGCGGTGATTGATGAGAACGGTATGCAAATTGCCGGTACGCCAATGGCGATTTATCACACCTTTGAAATGAAAACAGGCAAGGTGATTTGTGATATTGCCGTTCCTGTGGTGGAGGCGCAATCGGTTGATGGCTTTATTAGTGGCGCGCTGTTTGGGCAGAGTTATTTGCGCACAACAGCTAAGGGTGAGTATTCGAATTTGGAGAAGGCTTGGCACAGTGCGTTTGGCCATGCACGGATGTTTAAGCGCAAGATTGATATGACCAAGCCAATGGTGGAACGCTATGCGAGTGATCCCGAGACCAACAATGGCTTGGACGTGGTGACTTATATTGATTTGCCGTTGAAGT